Part of the Acidobacteriota bacterium genome is shown below.
CGGCCCACCACTTCGGCCAGTGCGTGGCCCGAGCCTTCCCGGTAGCAGATCTCCAGCGAGTCGGCCAGCCGCTGGCGCAACCCGGGTCCGATGATGACCCGATCGACCAGAACCTCCAGAGGTGCGGCAAAGTCCAGGTCCAGCAGCGACTCGGGGTCGGACAGCTCGTAGATGCGTCCCTCCCGGTAGAGGCGGTTGAAGCCATGTCGTCGCAGGTCTCGGAGCACGGTCTTGAGGAGTTCCGACTCCCGCCCCCCTGAGCGCGACTTCGTGGCCGGACGACTCTTTTTCAGCTCCTGAAAACGACGATAGTGGGCGAAGGGAAACAGGATATGGAGACGCGTTCCGGCGGGAAGCGCCATCAGCCGGCTGACTGCCTGGTCTAACACGTCCTTCTTGACCTCGGTTCCGCACTGCCAGCAAAAGGTGCGACCGATTCGAGCGTAGAGCAGGCGCAAGTAGTCGTAGATTTCGGTGACCGTTCCCACGGTGGAGCGGGGGTTGCGCAGGCTGTTCTTCTGCTTGATGGCAATGGCCGGCGAGATGCCCGCCACCTCCTCCACGTCGGGTTTCTGAATGCGTTCCAGGAACTGGCGGGCGTAGGCCGAGAGCGATTCCACATAACGCCGCTGCCCCTCGGCATAAATGGTGTCGAAGGCCAGGCTGGACTTCCCCGATCCGCTGACTCCCGTAATCACGGTCAGACTTTCGTGAGGAATCTGGCAATCGACATTTCTGAGATTGTGTACCTTGGCGCCTCGAACTTGAAGAACTTCCCGGTCCGTGGAGCGGAGAGGTTGAATGGTTGAACGCATTCAGGGGCCTACGGTGAACGCTAGCGGGATGAGTCGAACGGATCAGTATATGGGAGGGGCTCCGCGGTTGTCAAAGAGCCGGGAATCCGGGGTTGGGGGGATCATCGAACCCGTGAGCCGGTGCCGCAGCGACTATCCCCAGGCTGCTTGTCCTATCTGCTCATGATTCTTGATTCACATCAATGCGCAGGTTTTTTTATTCACATCGATGCACAGGATATACAGGATTTTTCTGGGCTATTTCTTCTCCCTCTCCGGTGTCGTGCAATCCCGGGCATCCGCACACCCGTGCAGGGTCATCGCCAGAGCCAGCTTCCCCTGCGATTGCGCCCCGTCCTGTTAATCCTGTGCATCCTGTGCATCGATGTTTAGTTTATGTTCCGCCTCGATTGATCTACCCCGTCGCGAAGGTGCCCGCTGTGCCCAACGCCCGAATTCCCGGGAATCCGCAAGCTCGCAACGGACAATCGCTCGAGTGCGCCTGGCCCGCAGCAGCTTCCCGGCCCTTGGCGGATTCCTCGCAATCCTTCTCCAACTCCTTGGAAACCCTTGGTCGTCCTTGGTGCCCCTTCGTGGATAACTCTTTTGGGAGGCGTGTATCATAGTGGCACATGGAGCCTCCCGACCTTTCCATTGTCATCCCCGCCTACAACGAAGCGGAACGCATCGAGCAGACGCTGGATACGGTGCGCGCCTATATCCGGACCCAAGCACTGCGGGCGGAGGTCGTGGTGGTCAACGACGGGTCCCGGGACCGGACGGGACCCTTGGTGACCGCCTGCGCCAGGCATTGGCCCGGCTTGCGCCTGGTGAACAACCCTCGAAACCTGGGCAAGGGGTTCAGTGTCAGAAACGGTGCCCTGGAAGCCAGGGGACGGGTGGTGTTGATCACCGACGCCGACCTCTCGGCACCGATCGAAGAAATGCCCAAGCTGGTCGATCCCATTCTCGGCGGGGATCGGGACCTCACTCTCGGTTCCAGGGCTCTGGACCGTTCCCTCATCGGTGTCCACCAGTCGGCTTTCCGGGAGTACGCCGGGCGCCTTTTCAACGGGCTGGTGCAGCTCCTGACCGGTCTTCCCTTCCGGGATACCCAGTGCGGTTTCAAGGCTTTCCGGCGGGAACCCATGCTCCCGGTGCTGGCCCGCCAACGCATCGCCGGCTTCGGTTTTGATCCGGAGATCCTCTTTCTGTCCAAGGCTCGCGGCCTCCGGCTCGAGGAGATTCCGGTACGATGGAACCATGCCGAAGGAACCAAGGTCCGCCTGCTGCAGGACGGCCTCAAGATGATTCTCGGCCTGTTCCTGATTCGCTGGAATCAGCTCACGGGGAAATATCGGTGAGGGAGGCAATCGATTCGCCACCTGCACGGATTACTCGCTCCCCCCACGGGCTGACGCCCTGTAAATGTCCCAGTCAAGAAATTCCTGGCCTCCTGCAGTGACGTGGGCTTGGGGAGAGCTGCGAAGCTGCGGTTGACGTGGGTCACCTGCGTAACGCCTGCTACCGGCCATCCTTAAAGAGCAGCGTAGCTGCGGCTCAGGGTAGCCCCGGGTGGAAGCCCGGGGTCGTTTGCGGATTCGCACTGTCGCAGCCGCGTATGCGGCGGATTAGTGGCGGGGTCTCGACACGCACTGCCTCTCCCGAACAACCCCAGACCCGTGCCAACCCCAACCCCATCGAAAACCACGACAAACCCTCACTCCCCTCCCACCGACCCTTGTTCCCTTTTCCCGGACCCCACTCGAGATGTTAGGCTATAATTTCGGCAGGAGTCAGTATCCCGCCCGCCGCTTCCCGGCCGGAAGGCCGCCTTGCACCGGGGAAGCGAGCCCGTTTCTTGAAACAACCCAGGAGGACAGGACCCGATGATTGGTCGATTTGGAATACTAGCCGGTTTTCTTGGACTGATGCTGCTTTACGCTCCCCAGGGATTTGCGGGAGACGCTCCGGACGTCTCGGGGATTTACAAGAAGAACTGCGCCATGTGCCACAAGGCGGACGGCAAGGGACTTGCCGTCATGAAGACCCCCGACTTCACGAGCAAGGACTGGCAATCCAAACACACCGACGAGCAGTTGATAGAGGCCATTACCAAGGGGTCGGGCGAGGGCCAGATCAAGATGCCAGCCTTCGGCGAGGGCACCAAGGCCAACTTGAGCCCGGAGACCGTCAAGGCCCTGGTGACCGAAGTCATCCGGAAATTCGCCGAATAACGGCGGGATTGGCGCGGTTTCTCAGGGGCGCTGCTTATCGGAAGGGTGCACCCGATTCGCCGCATTCGCGGCTACAGCAGCGCAAAATTCACACGACCCCGGGCTGCCGCCCGGGGCTACCCTGAGCCGCAACTACGCAGCTCTATAAGGATGGCTTGTAGCAGGCGTTATCGCAAGTGACCCACGTCAACCGCAGCTTCGCAGCTCTCCCCTAACCCACAACGCTGCCGGGGGGCAGGATATTTTTAACTGGAATATTTCCAGGGCGGCTCCCGGTCGCAGCCCGGAAATCCAGATTTTGGCCAATTCTGAATGCACCGTTCGGGTGCGCAAACGGTCCTCGCAGGTCGGCGGCGGGCCGACGGTCTCCGATTGACAGCACCTCCCTGAAGGATGATGGAGGCACTTACGGGAGGAGGAAGTTCCACCAGTGGCAACCACCTCCAAGCCCCCAGCCCCGCCCCGAAGTCTGTTTCTGGTGGATGGCATGTCCCACATCTTTCGGGCCTACTACGCCATCCGCGGCCTGACCGACAGCCAGGGGCATCCCACCAACGCCGTCTATGGATTTGCGGCCATGCTGCGCAAGCTGATCCGGCAGCACCAGCCCGACTATCTGGCCGTCATCTTCGACACCGAAAAACCGACCTTCCGGCATGAGGCCTACGAGCAGTACAAGGCCAATCGGCCCAGGATGCCCGAAGACCTGGCCTCTCAGCTCCCGGTGATTCGGGAGTTCTGTCAGGCCATGCGGATCCCCATCCTGCAGCTGGACCGCTTCGAAGCCGACGATATCATCGGAACTCTGGCCAGGCAGGCCGGCGAAAACCGCTGGGAAACCACCATCGTCTCCAACGACAAGGATATGTTCCAACTGGTGAACGACAGGACCCGAGTGCTTCACCAGTCCAAGACCGATACGCTCTTCGACGCCCCCAAGGTGGAGGAGTTCTTTGGAGTCGCCCCTGAACAGGTGGTGGACGTGCTGGGGCTCATGGGAGACAGCGTGGACAACGTCCCGGGCGCTCCCGGTATCGGCGGCAAGGGAGCCCGCGACCTGGTGCGCACCTTCGGCAGCTTGGAAGCCCTGCTGGACCAAAGAGAGCAGGTCTCGCGCAAGACCTACCGCGAGTCCCTTGAAAATAACCGGGAGCAGATCCTTCAAAGCAAGGAGCTGGTCACCATCGATACCGCGGTGCCCATCGACTTCAGCTGGAAAAACCTGCAGGTACAGGAACCCGACCCGGACAGGCTCCGGTCCCTGCTGGCGCAACTCGGCTTTCAATCCATGCTGAAGGAGATGGAGGGGGGCGTGGCTCCGGCCCAGGCAAAGCCGCCCGAATTCCAGCCCCTGGCCTCCCCGCTGCAGCTTCGGACTCTGCTGGAGCAGGCGCGTTCGGCCTCCTACTGCACCTGCTGGCTGGAAACCG
Proteins encoded:
- a CDS encoding glycosyltransferase family 2 protein, yielding MEPPDLSIVIPAYNEAERIEQTLDTVRAYIRTQALRAEVVVVNDGSRDRTGPLVTACARHWPGLRLVNNPRNLGKGFSVRNGALEARGRVVLITDADLSAPIEEMPKLVDPILGGDRDLTLGSRALDRSLIGVHQSAFREYAGRLFNGLVQLLTGLPFRDTQCGFKAFRREPMLPVLARQRIAGFGFDPEILFLSKARGLRLEEIPVRWNHAEGTKVRLLQDGLKMILGLFLIRWNQLTGKYR
- a CDS encoding cytochrome c, with protein sequence MIGRFGILAGFLGLMLLYAPQGFAGDAPDVSGIYKKNCAMCHKADGKGLAVMKTPDFTSKDWQSKHTDEQLIEAITKGSGEGQIKMPAFGEGTKANLSPETVKALVTEVIRKFAE